In Eriocheir sinensis breed Jianghai 21 unplaced genomic scaffold, ASM2467909v1 Scaffold7, whole genome shotgun sequence, the following are encoded in one genomic region:
- the LOC126993948 gene encoding receptor-type tyrosine-protein phosphatase H-like: protein MLIHFQSYHSEGGTVVHCSTGIGRTGTVLQVLMMYEMLNLKSYLSPLEVLGRLRMSRARLVENEAQYNLSLEILEEVLFGRKTNVSTDYLSNHLDKCILSSRTQYAKAKALPSSLTYTTSNLPICQPLNRNPSILPSDSSRFYLQPQAGLNAELSQYINAIRVPFLDKQKFIIATEHPLLDTVANFWRLAVETECTLIIFINSLEDQKEGEFPTMLHAPEMWQVGDYQLQVEQTEQYGVWLRHSVLTITSKKDGGMHRVHVYQGSQWPISSSLPPSPFLLLTVAELLQVPRSAKAGPPLLCCEQSCFI from the exons GGGGAACTGTTGTGCATTGCTCTACTGGAATTGGACGGACTGGCACAGTGCTGCAGGTGCTGATGATGTATGAAATGCTGAACCTTAAGAGCTACTTAAGTCCCCTTGAAGTTCTTGGAAGATTGAGGATGAGTCGTGCTCGCCTAGTGGAGAATGAAGCTCAATATAATCTCAGCCTAGAGATTTTGGAAGAGGTCTTATTTGGGAGGAAAACAAATGTGTCTACAGACTACCTGTCAAACCATCTGGATAAATGCATTCTTTCATCCAGGACTCAGTATGCCAAGGCCAAAGCTCTTCCTTCATCACTCACCTACACTACCTCCAACCTGCCAATCTGTCAGCCACTCAATCGCAACCCGTCAATCCTACCATCTGACTCTAGCCGCTTCTATCTTCAACCCCAGGCTGGACTGAATGCAGAGTTGTCTCAGTACATCAATGCTATACGTGTGCCATTCCTAGACAAGCAGAAATTCATTATAGCCACAGAACACCCACTGCTAGACACTGTTGCCAATTTCTGGAGGCTTGCGGTTGAGACAGAATGTACTCTAATTATCTTCATCAACAGCTTGGAGGACCAGAAAGAG GGCGAGTTCCCTACAATGCTGCACGCCCCTGAGATGTGgcaggtaggagactatcagctGCAGGTGGAGCAGACTGAACAGTATGGCGTCTGGCTGAGGCACTCCGTCCTCACCATTACTTCAAAG AAGGATGGGGGGATGCACCGTGTTCATGTGTATCAGGGTAGTCAGTGGCCAATCTCCTCCTCACTGCCTCCGTCTCCTTTCCTGCTGCTGACTGTTGCTGAGCTGCTGCAGGTCCCTCGAAGTGCCAAGGCTGGACCACCTCTCTTGTGCTGTGAGCAG AGTTGCTTCATATAG